Proteins co-encoded in one Gossypium arboreum isolate Shixiya-1 chromosome 11, ASM2569848v2, whole genome shotgun sequence genomic window:
- the LOC108467094 gene encoding acyl-coenzyme A oxidase 2, peroxisomal-like: MEPSQTIEDESQPSIASVTRRIQRLSLHLIPLPFLQRSPQLDMLTCAKANKQEVDVASLSSYMRGRHREIQEKIFDFFNSRPDLQTPTEISMKEHRELCLRQLFGLVREAKIKPFRYVVEDPAKYFAISEAVGSIDISLGIKFGVQYSLWGGSVLNLGTKKHRDKYFDGIDNLDYLGCFAMTELHHGSNVQGLQTVATFDPITDEFIIDTPNDGAIKWWIGNAAVHGKFATVFARLVLPTHDSKGVSDMGVHAFIVPIRDLKTHQPLPGIEINDCGHKIGLNGVDNGALRFRSVRIPRDNLLNRFGDVTRDGKYTSSLPTINKRFAATLGELVGGRVGLAHSSVGILKIAVTIAVRYSLLRQQFGPPKQPEVSILDYQSQQHKLMPMLASTYAFYFATQYLVEKYSEMKKTHDEQLVGDVHALSAGLKSYVTSFTAKSLSTCREACGGHGYAAVNRFGTLRNDHDIFQTFEGDNTVLLQQVAADLLKQYKDKFQGGALSVTWNYLRESMSTYLSQPNPVTARWESEDHLRDPKFQLDAFRYRTSRLLQSVAARLQKHTKTLGSFGAWNRCLNHLLTLAESHIESVILAKFIEAVQNCPDASSQAALKLLCDLYALDRIWKDIGTYRNVDYVAPNKAKAINKLTQYLSFQVRNITGEVIDAFDLPPYILRAPIAMQSEAYSQYTQLVGF, from the exons ATGGAACCGAGTCAGACGATCGAGGATGAATCACAACCATCCATCGCCAGCGTGACCCGTCGCATCCAACGCTTGTCTCTTCACCTTATCCCACTTCCGTTCCTCCAACGTTCACCTCAGCTGGACATGCTGACATGCGCCAAGGCCAATAAGCAGGAGGTCGACGTAGCCTCCCTTTCAAGCTACATGAGAGGGAGGCATAGGGAAATTCAAGAGaagatttttgatttttttaactcAAGGCCTGATTTGCAAACCCCGACTGAGATTTCAATGAAAGAACATAGGGAGCTTTGTTTGAGACAGCTTTTCGGGTTGGTTAGAGAAGCAAAGATCAAGCCTTTTAGATATGTTGTTGAAGATCCTGCTAAGTATTTTGCTATTTCTGAGGCGGTTGGGAGTATTGATATATCACTTGGTATCAAATTTGGTGTCCAGTATAG TCTTTGGGGAGGTTCTGTGTTGAACTTAGGCACTAAAAAGCACCGAGATAAGTATTTTGATGGTATTGACAATTTGGATTATCTTGGTTGCTTCGCTATGACAGAACTGCATCATG GCTCAAATGTTCAAGGTCTCCAAACCGTTGCAACATTTGATCCAATTACGGATGAATTTATAATTGACACACCAAACGATGGGGCTATTAAATGGTGGATTGGCAATGCTGCGGTTCATGGCAAGTTTGCAACAGTTTTTGCTAGGTTGGTTTTACCAACTCATGACTCTAAAGGAGTTTCTGATATGGGAGTCCATGCCTTCATTGTGCCAATAAGGGATCTAAAAACTCACCAGCCACTTCCCGgaattgaaataaatgattgtgGCCATAAAATTGGCCTGAATGGGGTGGATAATGGAGCACTGAGATTCCGTTCAGTTAGAATTCCCCGAGATAATCTTCTTAATCGATTTGGGGATGTCACCCGAGATGGAAAATACACAAGTAGTCTCCCTACAATAAATAAACGTTTTGCTGCTACTCTTGGTGAACTTGTAGGTGGGAGGGTTGGCCTTGCACATTCTTCAGTTGGTATCCTCAAGATTGCTGTCACTATTGCAGTACGATACTCCTTACTACGTCAGCAGTTTGGTCCTCCAAAACAGCCTGAAGTCAGCATTCTTGATTATCAATCTCAGCAGCACAAGCTCATGCCAATGTTGGCTTCAACTTATGCATTTTATTTTGCCACTCAGTATTTGGTAGAGAAATATTCAGAGATGAAGAAGACACATGATGAACAACTGGTTGGAGATGTGCATGCTCTTTCTGCAGGCCTGAAGTCCTATGTGACATCATTTACAGCAAAGTCATTGAGTACCTGCAGGGAAGCCTGTGGAGGTCATGGGTATGCTGCTGTCAACCGGTTTGGTACCTTGAGGAATGATCATGACATTTTCCAGACATTTGAAGGAGACAATACAGTACTTCTGCAACAG GTAGCTGCAGATTTATTGAAGCAATACAAGGACAAGTTCCAAGGTGGTGCTCTTTCTGTCACATGGAACTACTTGAGAGAATCTATGAGCACATACTTGTCTCAGCCAAATCCTGTAACTGCCCGTTGGGAAAGTGAAGATCACTTGAGAGACCCAAAATTCCAGTTGGATGCTTTCCGG TACCGAACGTCAAGACTTCTTCAAAGTGTAGCAGCACGACTTCAAAAGCACACCAAAACTCTTGGCAGCTTTGGTGCTTGGAATAGGTGTCTGAATCACCTTCTCACACTTGCAGAGTCTCATATTGAATCTGTCATCCTCGCAAAGTTTATTGAAGCTGTTCAGAA CTGTCCTGATGCAAGCAGTCAAGCTGCACTAAAACTTTTGTGCGATCTGTATGCCCTGGATCGGATCTGGAAAGACATAGGAACATACCGTAATGTTGATTATGTTGCACCAAACAAAGCCAAG GCAATCAACAAGCTCACACAGTACTTGAGTTTCCAAGTTCGAAATATTACCGGGGAAGTTATAGATGCATTTGATCTTCCTCCTTATATTTTAAGGGCCCCGATCGCAATGCAGTCAGAAGCATATTCTCAGTACACACAGCTTGTGGGGTTCTAA